A section of the Cydia splendana chromosome 1, ilCydSple1.2, whole genome shotgun sequence genome encodes:
- the LOC134798192 gene encoding titin-like, translated as MFYPENSLKKGGRFHLCWVADSWPACFASITQRQLWSQDIRKICDDLLQVMTNESGRPSHRFSLRLSSQLMRGLVRLYQKKVNSMISELCMLNARIMKNSNKKYHMQDEAEEVQRHMVPMLELPAPVREPVPEPEERVEEMIRQSGNVVPNIEVITLKEAAIPDFQLPPNDGFGEENPDQALQLLLQDRTLEQMLGASRAHAHSALDAAAPAHADRTGPGANHSRRELDKTMERMSDHETTLFRKSTAQDLLPEEFDKEIPIPEIPPPDLPVPTEKKSPTPEPEPAVAPAPAAPTAPAAELPAAAELPAAAQPAPQEPEIVTLETLEEGEPHAKRRRKHKLIIDKNHQLSKKFLRARIENIHVDLRCEEFSEDIVDLRVPAELLLHRPARAGARVARALLRLFSRNLGLAAAAHKDQREMELALASRARRASVPVLEPIPEEPPQVQEPQVQEQVLEPQISEPQLPVEEQTVLNQSTAVPDLSAVDVEKDIADLPTQKLAAATQKRASREDLNTSRTKKSKCGYTSFKESQSQNLRVEPAIVEKENIPENWQTIPPHHEEQLIIPNIEIQRPSDPERVLTSLLQEAGLADVPQPSQEQPQEASRADEEPPRKSRRRGSDSSETMLGSLDRTKVSLGDSDQTTDSKRFIRDQWGTEGTMVKILKMVKAEIQPLNMNSLMALGPMVPGYKCIIAARCFTSILKLKQHGFIKVRKDPDTLEILDIFLGPKFNMF; from the exons atgttttatcCGGAGAATTCACTGAAAAAAGGGGgcagatttcatttatgttggGTGGCGGATTCCTGGCCTGCCTGTTTTGCTTCGATAACCCAACGCCAACTATGGTCTCAAGATATTAGAAAAATTTG CGATGACTTATTACAAGTTATGACCAATGAGTCTGGTCGCCCGTCACACCGATTTTCGCTCCGTCTCAGCTCTCAACTCATGCGGGGACTAGTCCGGCTGTATCAGAAGAAAGTCAACAGCATGATAT cTGAGTTATGCATGCTTAATGCAAGAATTATGAAGAactcaaataaaaa ATACCACATGCAAGATGAAGCAGAAGAGGTACAGAGACATATGGTGCCGATGTTGGAACTGCCAGCTCCGGTGAGGGAACCTGTCCCGGAGCCAGAGGAAAGAGTCGAGGAAATGATACGG CAAAGTGGTAATGTTGTGCCCAACATTGAAGTCATCACACTGAAAGAAGCCGCCATTCCCGACTTCCAACTTCCACCAAAT GACGGCTTCGGCGAGGAGAACCCCGACCAGGCCCTGCAGCTCCTGCTCCAGGACCGCACGCTGGAGCAGATGCTGGGCGCGTCGCGCGCGCACGCGCACAGCGCGCTCGACGCCGCCGCCCCCGCCCACGCCGACCGCACCGGCCCCGGCGCCAACCACTCCAGGCGAGAGCTGGACAAGACTATGGAACGCATGTCCGACCACGAGACCACTTTATTCAGAAAAT CTACAGCGCAGGATCTATTGCCTGAGGAATTTGATAAAG AGATCCCAATTCCTGAAATCCCGCCTCCGGACCTGCCCGTTCCCACTGAAAAAAA GTCTCCGACGCCGGAGCCGGAGCCGGCGGTGGCGCCTGCGCCGGCCGCACCGACCGCGCCGGCCGCGGAGCTCCCCGCGGCCGCGGAGCTCCCCGCGGCCGCGCAGCCCGCGCCGCAAGAGCCGGAGATCGTCACATtagag ACGCTGGAAGAGGGCGAGCCGCATGCCAAGCGCCGCAGGAAACACAAACTGATCATAGACAAGAACCATCAGCTCTCCAAGAAGTTCCTTCGCGCGAGAATCGAGAACATTCATGTCGACTTGCGCTGTGAG GAGTTTTCTGAAGACATCGTGGACCTGCGCGTGCCGGCGGAGCTGCTGCTGCACCGACCCGCGCGCGCCGGCGCCCGCGTGGCGCGCGCGCTGCTGCGCCTCTTCTCCAGGAACCTGGGCCTGGCTGCTGCCGCACACAAAGACCAGAGAGAAATGGAG CTCGCTCTTGCTTCACGCGCTCGACGCGCCTCCGTCCCAGTCCTCGAGCCCATCCCCGAAGAACCACCGCAAGTGCAAGAACCGCAGGTGCAGGAGCAAGTGCTTGAACCACAAATATCGGAGCCCCAACTGCCGGTAGAGGAGCAGACCGTTCTGAACCAGTCCACTGCGGTGCCGGACCTTAGCGCTGTCGACGTGGAAAAGGACATTGCCGACTTGCCGACGCAGAAGCTGGCGGCTGCGACTCAGAAGAGGGCCTCGCGGGAGGATCTAAATACGAGTCGA ACAAAAAAGTCGAAATGCGGATACACATCCTTCAAAGAGAGTCAATCTCAAAACCTTCGGGTCGAGCCAGCAATCG TTGAAAAAGAGAACATCCCGGAAAACTGGCAGACAATACCGCCACATCATGAAGAACAGCTGATCATACCAAACATAGAGATACAACGACCGTCCGATCCGGAACGAGTCCTGACTTCGCTGTTACAAGAGGCGGGTCTGGCCGACGTGCCGCAGCCCTCGCAGGAGCAGCCGCAGGAGGCGAGCAGGGCGGATGAGGAGCCGCCTCGCAAGAGCCGCCGCCGCGGCAGCGATAGCTCGGAGACCATGCTGGGCAGTCTCGACCGCACCAAGGTGTCGCTAGGCGACTCCGACCAGACTACTGACTCTAAGAGATTTATTCG TGATCAATGGGGCACGGAGGGCACGATGGTGAAGATTTTGAAGATGGTTAAAGCGGAGATCCAGCCTCTAAACATGAACTCGCTCATGGCACTCGGGCCTATGGTTCCAGGCTACAAGTGTATTATCGCAGCTCGATGTTTCACTTCAATACTAA AACTGAAACAACACGGCTTCATAAAAGTACGTAAGGATCCGGACACTTTGGAGATACTCGACATTTTTTTGGGTCCTaaatttaatatgttttaa